CTTGTCTTCCCGCTTAGCTTCAACATGCCCCACCGGCTTACCATCAACAAACAACAGATAATCGGTAGGGCCAACGTCTGTCGGGTATTCTCGGATCGCTACGCCCAAAGACGCGTGCAGGTCGATCTTGTCCTTGTCCTGAACAGCCCAACCGGAAGCAATAAGCATCTGATCGATGTTATCCCGCGCTTTTTGTTCCGCTGTCTGGTTCTTGTCCATTCTATTCCACCTGCCGACTCTTCAGCGCTTGAGTATCGATCCAAGCCTCAATCTCGCTCCGGCGGAACCGCCACGATCCGCCCACCTTGAAACCTGGGATTTTCCCCTCGGCAACCAGACGGTAGGCCGTTTTCTCTTTGATCTTGAGATATTCGGCCACCTCTTTGATGGTCAGGATGTCATCGGTCATGGTGCAGGCTCGCGAAACGAAACTGATCTGAGAAAATATGGGAGAATCGAGAAACAATCAATCTTCGAGTGTTACATGTTGACTTTCTACTCTAACGACGTGTCAGTCGCCGATTTGCTCCGCGCTCCATAAGCCCTCAAATGGGCAATGGAGAACAAGGATATGCGGCAATTACTCTCTTTGGCGAAGGTTATTGGCTTCACGGTTTTGAAGCTTCCCCTGATCATGATCGTTCTGGCGTTGTGGCTGGCGCTCGGTGACTCGGTCTCACGACATGGCTTTGGCGACCTTTGGTCAATCTTGATTGCCGCCTTGGCCGTGACCGGGCTCATTGCCATAGCTATCCGCCTCATCCGCAAACGCCAAAAGCCCTTTGGCGATGCCTCCTTTGCCAGCGCCCTGGCGATTGAGCGGGCCGGGCTTCGCTGGCATGGTCGCATACTTGGCCTCAAAAACCGGCGGTTCATCCGGTTCGACCGGCCTGGTCATCTATTGACCTTTGCGCCAACACGTTCCGGCAAGGGTGTGGGTGTCGTCATTCCGAACCTGCTCGATCATCCCGGCTCGGTCGTGGTCACGGATATCAAAGGCGAGAACTACCGGATCACCGCCAATCATCGCCGGAAGCTCGGTCCCGTTTGGGCCTTTGCGCCCTTCGACGATGATATCGAAAGCGCCTGTTTCAATCCCCTCGACTTCATCCGCACCGGAACAGATTATGACGTGGATGATGCCCGCCTGATTGCAGAGATGATTGTCGCACCGGTTTACAAGGAACCGGACCATTGGGAACGCGAGGCACGCGCCCTCGTCATGGGTCTACTGCTTTTCATCGCCACCGACCTGCCCCAGGGCCGCCGGAACCTGCGCGAACTTCGTAGTTTGTTAATGCGTGACCGGGAAGGATTTCAGGCGACCTTGCAGGCCATGGCGGAAAGCAAACATCCTGTGGTTGCCCGAACCGCAAGGGGCTTCAGCCAGAAAGAAGACAAGGAACGCTCCGCCGTGGTTTCGACAGCGCAAGGCAATACCGAGGCCTTCGACAGCCCACAAATTTCGGCCATCACCAGCAAATCCACCTTCCGCCTGAAAGACCTAAAGGACCAGGTGGCAAGCCTCTATCTGATCGTGCCGCCTGAGTATGTGGCCAGCTATCAGCCGTTCCTCCGCCTCGTCGTCGGACTGGCCTGTGCCGCCATGACAAGGAACCGGCGGCTGCCCCGCCATCAA
The sequence above is drawn from the Magnetospira sp. QH-2 genome and encodes:
- a CDS encoding helix-turn-helix domain-containing protein, with the translated sequence MTDDILTIKEVAEYLKIKEKTAYRLVAEGKIPGFKVGGSWRFRRSEIEAWIDTQALKSRQVE
- a CDS encoding type IV secretory system conjugative DNA transfer family protein → MRQLLSLAKVIGFTVLKLPLIMIVLALWLALGDSVSRHGFGDLWSILIAALAVTGLIAIAIRLIRKRQKPFGDASFASALAIERAGLRWHGRILGLKNRRFIRFDRPGHLLTFAPTRSGKGVGVVIPNLLDHPGSVVVTDIKGENYRITANHRRKLGPVWAFAPFDDDIESACFNPLDFIRTGTDYDVDDARLIAEMIVAPVYKEPDHWEREARALVMGLLLFIATDLPQGRRNLRELRSLLMRDREGFQATLQAMAESKHPVVARTARGFSQKEDKERSAVVSTAQGNTEAFDSPQISAITSKSTFRLKDLKDQVASLYLIVPPEYVASYQPFLRLVVGLACAAMTRNRRLPRHQVLFLLDELPALGNMTPIENGIGYLAGYGVSLWLFVQDLDQLQQTYRKWRSMIANCAVRQAFNVQDPETAKLLSEMLGQRTVKTRSTGKSGRFAWLGLPSGVNENEGETGRPLLAPDEIMRLPDETLLLFTQGCRPILGRKVKYFEDRRFKRKATKWKMGEEEKRQDDIIAELLKYEI